In a genomic window of Anaerolineales bacterium:
- a CDS encoding YccF domain-containing protein — MGDTVVIQKENPGCLVQLLWFVFIGWWVGQIWIALSWILILSIIGIPLAIIMLNRLPKVIALREPDKQVSVVMREGAASVSTTSQKQVNILVRAIYFVLIGWWLSAIWMELAYFVCLTLIGLPIGFWMFDRVPALVSLRR; from the coding sequence GTGGGAGATACAGTTGTCATTCAGAAAGAAAATCCTGGTTGTCTGGTTCAGTTATTATGGTTTGTATTTATTGGCTGGTGGGTAGGGCAAATATGGATCGCACTTTCCTGGATATTGATCCTTTCAATCATAGGTATACCGCTCGCAATAATAATGCTCAATCGGCTTCCGAAAGTCATCGCATTGCGCGAACCGGACAAACAAGTATCCGTCGTAATGCGTGAAGGTGCGGCATCCGTGTCAACGACATCTCAGAAGCAAGTCAACATTTTGGTTAGGGCAATTTACTTCGTGTTGATCGGTTGGTGGCTGAGTGCAATCTGGATGGAGTTGGCGTATTTCGTGTGTCTCACACTAATTGGCTTACCAATTGGATTTTGGATGTTCGACCGAGTGCCCGCATTGGTTTCGCTGAGAAGGTAA